CCGTTCTAGGGACAAATCAATCGCCTCGGCCATCGCTTGGGCACCAGGTTTAGGCGTGATTTTCGTGGTGAGATAGAGGCGTTTAGCCTCTCCCTGGCCTTGCTCTGGCAGATAGCAACCCTCTTCCCTTGCCAGCCCTAAAGCCTGAATCATCTGCCCTAGGTAGACTTCACTTTTTCCATACCCTTGGGCTGTTTCAATATGATTAATGCCCAGTTCAAAGGCCCGCTCCAAGGTTGCTTCAGCATTCTGAGCCGACTGTAAGTACCGCATCGTTCCCAGAGAAAACACCGACAGATGCAGATTAGTCTTGCCGAAACGGCGATATTTCATGGTGAGTTGCGAGGATTAGCTAGATTCAGCCGAGGGTTCGCTGCCACCTCGACTCTGAGTAAAGTCTTCGGGACGAATATTATCGATAAATTCGTGAAATTCTTCTTGTTCTTGCAGATCGGCTTCTTTATCAACGGGAATAGAGGCATCTGCAACCACTTCTTCTAGCACCCAAATGGGGCTATCCATGCGCAGTGCTAGTGCGATCGCATCACTCGGACGGGCATCGACTTCTTTTTTAGAATCCCCTTGCTGTAAGGTCAGCACCGCATAAAACGTATTGTCTTGCAGGGAATGAATCACCACCCGCTCTAAATCGATGTCCCACTGATCCATGCAGTTCACCATCAAATCATGAGTCATGGGGCGTGGGGTCTTTTGGCTCTCTAATGCCGTGAGAATAGCCCTAGCTTCTGTTTGACCGATCCAAATGGGTAAAGCCCGACGTTCCGTCGCATCTTTCAAGAGAACGATAGGCAAGCGGGTTGCGGCATCCAAAGCAATACCCGCAACATTCATTTCAATCATGCTTGTAGACCCAATGGAACAATGGCCACGGAGGACACCTTCTCATGTAAACCCATACCATTGAGGATTCTCTACAATTTCTTTAGGGCAATTTATACTCTAAGGATCAGACTGAGAATCTCAGAAGTACGAGGTTTGAGAATTAAGATAGAATTCCCCACCCTGATCCTAGCCAAGGCAATCAGACTTTGACAATGTAAGAAATACTGATGTTAATGATGGCGTGATACGTAAGTGTTTACAGGACTCATTCAAGGACTCGGTTATCTTCAGCCCCAAGGCCCACAGCAAATTTTAGTGAAGTGTGGGTCCACTCTCTTTTG
The Acaryochloris marina S15 genome window above contains:
- a CDS encoding bifunctional nuclease family protein, yielding MIEMNVAGIALDAATRLPIVLLKDATERRALPIWIGQTEARAILTALESQKTPRPMTHDLMVNCMDQWDIDLERVVIHSLQDNTFYAVLTLQQGDSKKEVDARPSDAIALALRMDSPIWVLEEVVADASIPVDKEADLQEQEEFHEFIDNIRPEDFTQSRGGSEPSAESS